The Arachis hypogaea cultivar Tifrunner chromosome 16, arahy.Tifrunner.gnm2.J5K5, whole genome shotgun sequence genome contains a region encoding:
- the LOC140180291 gene encoding protein MAIN-LIKE 1-like, with product MAGLYHLARLNDRWFRLDEALVSAFVERWRPETHTFHMPFGECTITLQDVAYQLGLPVDGRYVSGCLSEFHIYIEGGRPAWVWFEELFGVVPPPSQVQKYAVNCSWFQETFGECPERADEDTVRRYARAYIMMLLGTQLFADKSGNRVHIRWLPFVARLEEMGTYSWGSAALAWLYRCMCRVANRNVIKLAGPLQLLQSWIFWRFPRFTPLHHSLSPGRLPHHSILRHPHSLPRMRTQMR from the coding sequence ATGGCTGGTCTTTACCATCTTGCAAGGTtgaacgatagatggttccggTTGGACGAGGCCCTTGTGAGTGCGTTTGTTGAGCGATGGCGTCCGGAGACTCACAcgtttcatatgccgttcggagagtgcactatCACACtgcaggacgtggcataccagctggGTTTGCCAGTGGACGGGCGTTACGTCAGCGGCTGCCTATCAGAGTTCCATATATACATCGAGGGTGGCCGTCCAGCCTGGGTTTGGTTCGAGGAGTTGTTTGGAGTGGTACCTCCTCCTagccaggttcagaagtacgcggtcaactgcagctggtttcaggagacGTTTGGTGAGTGCCCGGAGAGAGCTGATGAGGATACTGTGCGTCGTTATGcccgtgcgtacatcatgatgttgttgggcacgcAGCTTTTTGCGGACAAGTCGGGTAACCGCgttcacatcagatggcttccgTTTGTAGCTAGGCTGGAGGAGATGGGGACCTACAGCTGGGGTTCTGCAGCACtggcatggttgtaccggtgcatgtgccgtgTGGCGAACAGAAATGTTATCAAGCTAGCGGGCCCACTTCAGCTACTTCAGTCATGGATTTTCTGGCGATTTCCTCGGTTTACACCGCTGCATCACAGTCTGTCGCCGGGCCGTCTGCCGCACCACTCCATTTTACGCCACCCGCACAGCCTACCCCGCATGAGGACGCAGATGAGATAG